A portion of the Ricinus communis isolate WT05 ecotype wild-type chromosome 10, ASM1957865v1, whole genome shotgun sequence genome contains these proteins:
- the LOC8267065 gene encoding VQ motif-containing protein 17 produces MEEVMKMMMKKQQQQQQQVPCVSSHRTTTSSPLSMHKDSQTISKVKPKIRIIHIFAPEIIKTDVANFRELVQRLTGKPAADQKGSKSKIKKPRRVDHHHQHHHHHHQPRTNLPAVVTKKVEIRSGLGMVKKEEEEEEAMWNCANSGGFLAGFADLDGFIQELDEFSMLPMETNHMHGFGESQLA; encoded by the coding sequence atggAGGaagtgatgaagatgatgatgaagaaacagcagcagcagcagcagcaggtACCCTGTGTGTCCTCTCATCGAACAACTACTTCATCACCACTGTCCATGCATAAAGATTCACAAACGATATCCAAAGTCAAGCCAAAAATACGCATAATTCACATATTTGCTCCTGAAATCATCAAGACAGATGTTGCTAACTTCCGGGAGTTGGTGCAAAGGCTTACAGGAAAACCAGCAGCTGATCAAAAGGGTTCCAAGAGTAAGATCAAGAAACCAAGAAGAGTagatcatcatcatcagcacCACCACCATCATCATCAGCCAAGAACTAACCTGCCTGCAGTAGTGACCAAGAAAGTGGAGATAAGAAGTGGGCTTGGTATGgttaagaaagaagaagaagaagaagaggcaaTGTGGAATTGTGCAAATTCAGGTGGGTTCTTAGCTGGTTTTGCAGATTTGGATGGTTTCATTCAAGAACTTGATGAGTTCTCAATGCTGCCTATGGAAACTAATCACATGCATGGTTTCGGAGAGAGTCAACTTGCCTAA
- the LOC8267087 gene encoding DNA polymerase delta small subunit, which translates to MEIDNEKSLHRKQCTYASLDETYEIQNETYRGQQYSQIYFARLHMIRTLLYSLVPLWKSHLPVCTVLGLVEGKECIIVGTLYKHMKLKPCILDEYSKERSAIPLVKPHNFMHLDDHLVLEDESGRVKLGGDMLTPSAYVTGLVVALHGKETGAGDFMVLDVLEAGLPPQIELPLQSREDKYVVFVSGLNVGSSTFNPLQFQLLVDHITGHLGNEKEQAIAAEIVHVVIAGNSVEIPHGLLNGQNLASKDQSRLSEPVKELDIFLSQIAASMPMDIMPGSNDPANFSLPQQPLHRCLFPGSAAYNTFRSCTNPHCFELDNIRFLGTSGQNIDDLEKYSEAKDKLEFMERTLKWRHLAPTAPNTLGCYPFTDRDPFLIESCPHVYFVGNQDKYGTRLLKGSEGQLSRLISIPKFCETGVAVVLNMRNLECHTLSFGTQFGS; encoded by the exons ATGGAGATCGACAATGAGAAAAGTCTCCACAGAAAGCAATGCACTTATGCCTCATTG GATGAGACATATGAGATTCAAAATGAGACGTACAGAGGGCAGCAATACAGCCAAATATACTTTGCTCGTCTTCACATGATTAGAACTTTGCTCTATTCTCTTGTTCCTCTTTGGAAATCCCATTTGCCTG TTTGCACAGTTTTGGGACTGGTAGAAGGCAAGGAATGTATCATTGTCGGAACATTGTATAAGCACATGAAACTCAAACCCTGTATTCTTGATGAGTACTCTAAAGAG AGATCTGCAATTCCACTGGTCAAGCCTCATAATTTTATGCACCTGGATGATCATTTAGTTTTGGAAGATGAGAGTGGAAGAGTCAAGCTTGGAGGTGATATGCTTACGCCTTCAGCATATGTAACAG GCCTTGTTGTTGCTTTGCATGGAAAGGAAACTGGTGCAGGCGACTTCATGGTTCTTGATGTCCTCGAAGCTGGTCTGCCACCACAGATAGAACTGCCACTTCAGTCAA GAGAGGACAAGTATGTAGTTTTTGTTTCTGGGCTGAATGTTGGGAGCAGCACATTTAACCCTCTCCAATTTCAGCTTCTGGTTGATCATATAACAGGGCATCTAGGAAATGAGAAG GAACAAGCTATTGCAGCAGAGATAGTTCATGTCGTGATTGCTGGGAATTCAGTTGAAATTCCTCATGGACTTCTTAATGGACAa AATTTGGCTTCAAAGGATCAATCAAGATTATCCGAGCCGGTGAAAGAGCTAGATATATTTTTGTctcag ATTGCTGCAAGTATGCCAATGGATATCATGCCTGGATCCAATGACCCAGCAAACTTCTCCTTACCTCAGCAG CCTCTGCACAGATGCCTTTTCCCTGGATCAGCAGCTTATAACACTTTTAGGTCCTGTACTAATCCTCATTGCTTTGAGCTTGACAATATCAG GTTTCTTGGAACATCAGGTCAAAATATTGATGATCTTGAGAAGTATTCAGAGGCAAAGGATAAGCTTGAATTTATGGAAAGGACATTAAAATGGAGACATCTAGCACCAACAGCACCTAATACTCTTG GTTGTTATCCTTTCACTGATAGGGATCCTTTCCTGATTGAGAGCTGCCCTCATGTATATTTTGTTGGTAATCAGGATAAATACGGAACTCGCCTATTAAAAG GTTCAGAAGGGCAGTTGTCAAGGCTCATTTCCATTCCAAAATTCTGTGAGACTGGTGTTGCTGTTGTG CTTAACATGAGAAATCTTGAATGCCACACTCTTAGTTTTGGGACTCAATTTGGCTCATAA
- the LOC8267068 gene encoding uncharacterized protein LOC8267068, with protein MDTTNVSAATVQHVTKKSSDELLRKFAEVGDDDNDTAEAKKMSKRRKRSIRKDNTAAAGGRGEVSSLSCESPAHCNTTSALVERRSLLPVVTRKSVLLRQLGIGRSQLRARDIKNKSILVALEKTWRKTLEGASKVLLEKHYNRHRRLINDVV; from the exons ATGGACACTACAAATGTCAGTGCTGCAACAGTTCAACATGTAACCAAGAAATCTTCTGATGAGTTACTGAGGAAATTTGCAGAAGTGGGTGATGACGATAACGATACTGCAGAGGCTAAGAAAATGTCAAAAAGGCGAAAAAGAAGCATAAGAAAGGATAATACAGCAGCAGCAGGAGGAAGAGGAGAGGTTTCATCATTATCATGTGAGAGTCCTGCACATTGTAATACTACTAGTGCATTAGTGGAGAGAAGGTCACTACTTCCTGTGGTTACAAGGAAGTCTGTGTTGCTTAGACAACTTGGGATTGGGAGGTCTCAGCTTAGAGCCAGAGATATCAAGAATAAGTCTATCCTTGTTGCCCTTGAAAAG ACATGGCGCAAGACATTAGAAGGAGCTTCAAAAGTACTTTTGGAGAAGCATTACAATCGACATAGACGCTTAATCAATGACGTTGTTTAG
- the LOC8267066 gene encoding probable plastid-lipid-associated protein 13, chloroplastic, with product MASVQTSLSAITWRSSPSFTSANATTSLVSFPRFTRENRKMTCKAMVQEAAAVQGAPATYAKAMERLSAKESLLLAFKDSGGFEALVTGKVTEMQRIDVNERIIGLERLNPTPRPTTSPFLEGRWNFEWFGSGSPGLLAARFLFERFPSSLANLSKMDVVIKDGNAKVTAIMKLLSSIESKFVLSAKLSVEGPLRMKEEYVEGMLETPTIIEESVPEQLKGVLGQAVSTVQQLPVPIRDAVSSGLKVPLSGSFQRIFMISYLDEEILIIRDTAGIPEVLTRLEAPTSPLVANGEYES from the exons ATGGCATCAGTACAGACATCGCTTTCTGCAATTACATGGCGGTCATCTCCGTCTTTCACTTCAGCTAATGCGACGACTTCACTCGTCTCCTTCCCGCGATTTACCCGGGAAAACCGGAAAATGACATGCAAAGCAATGGTTCAAGAAGCAGCTGCTGTACAAGGAGCTCCTGCTACTTACGCTAAAGCTATGGAACGTCTCTCTGCTAAAGAGTCTTTACTTCTCGCT TTTAAAGATTCAGGTGGATTTGAAGCTCTGGTGACGGGGAAGGTAACAGAAATGCAAAGAATAGATGTGAATGAAAGGATTATTGGTCTTGAGAGGCTTAATCCTACGCCTAGACCTACTAC GTCACCATTTCTCGAAGGTCGATGGAATTTCGAGTGGTTTGGATCCGGAAGTCCTGGATTATTGGCTGctagatttttatttga GAGATTTCCTTCAAGTTTGGCTAATTTATCGAAAATGGATGTGGTTATTAAGGATGGTAATGCAAAGGTTACTGCCATAATGAAACTATTGTCCTCG ATAGAAAGCAAGTTTGTACTGTCTGCCAAGTTATCTGTAGAGGGACCTCTTAGAATGAAAGAGGAATATGTTGAAGGAATGCTTGAGACACCAACAATCATTGAAGAATCTGTACCAGAACAATTAAAAGGTGTACTTGGTCAGGCTGTTAGCACAGTGCAACAACTTCCAGTTCCTATCAGGGATGCTGTTTCCAGTGGGCTAAAAGTTCCTTTAT CTGGTTCGTTCCAGAGAATCTTCATGATTTCTTATCTTGATGAGGAGATACTT ATTATAAGGGATACTGCTGGAATTCCTGAAGTTCTTACAAGGTTGGAAGCTCCCACATCTCCCCTGGTAGCCAACGGCGAATACGAGAGCTAG
- the LOC8267086 gene encoding delta(12)-fatty-acid desaturase FAD2 isoform X1 encodes MGAGGRMSVPPPSKKVESDDLKRAPSSKPPFTLGQIKKAIPPHCFKRSIPRSFSYVVYDLTIAFLFYYVATNYFHLLPEPLSYVAWPIYWALQGCVLTGVWVIAHECGHHAFSDYQLLDDVVGLILHSCLLVPYFSWKHSHRRHHSNTGSLERDEVFVPKKKSSIRWYSKYLNNPPGRIMTIAVTLTLGWPLYLAFNVSGRPYDRFACHYDPYGPIYNDRERIEIFISDAGVLAVTFGLYQLAIAKGLAWVVCVYGVPLLVVNSFLVLITFLQHTHPALPHYDSSEWDWLRGALATVDRDYGILNKVFHNITDTHVAHHLFSTMPHYHAMEATKAIKPILGEYYQFDGTSFYKAMWREAKECIYVEKDDAEQNGGVFWYNNKF; translated from the coding sequence ATGGGTGCTGGTGGCAGAATGTCTGTTCCTCCTCCATCTAAGAAAGTGGAATCCGATGACTTGAAGCGAGCTCCCTCCTCAAAGCCGCCATTCACCCTTGGTCAGATCAAGAAGGCCATCCCACCTCATTGTTTCAAGCGATCTATTCCCCGCTCATTCTCATATGTCGTTTATGATCTGACCATTGCCTTTCTCTTCTATTATGTTGCCACCAATTACTTCCACCTCCTTCCTGAACCTCTATCTTATGTGGCCTGGCCAATTTACTGGGCTCTCCAAGGATGCGTCCTCACTGGTGTTTGGGTTATAGCACATGAGTGTGGCCACCATGCCTTCAGTGACTATCAATTGCTTGATGATGTAGTTGGTCTTATCCTACACTCCTGTCTCCTTGTCCCTTATTTTTCATGGAAACACAGCCATCGCCGACATCATTCCAACACAGGGTCCCTGGAACGGGATGAAGTGTTTGTTCCCAAGAAGAAATCTAGTATCCGTTGGTATTCCAAATACCTCAACAACCCTCCAGGTCGTATCATGACAATTGCCGTCACACTTACACTTGGCTGGCCTCTGTACCTAGCATTCAATGTTTCAGGCAGGCCATATGATCGGTTCGCCTGCCACTATGACCCATATGGCCCGATCTACAATGATCGCGAGCGAATCGAGATATTCATATCAGATGCTGGTGTTCTTGCTGTCACTTTTGGTCTCTACCAACTTGCTATAGCGAAGGGGCTTGCTTGGGTTGTCTGTGTATATGGAGTGCCATTGTTGGTGGTGAATTCATTCCTTGTTCTGATCACATTTCTGCAGCATACTCACCCTGCATTGCCACATTATGATTCGTCGGAGTGGGACTGGCTAAGAGGAGCTCTAGCAACTGTTGACAGAGATTACGGGATCTTGAACAAGGTGTTCCATAACATAACGGACACTCATGTAGCTCACCACTTGTTCTCAACAATGCCGCATTATCATGCAATGGAGGCTACAAAGGCTATCAAGCCAATTTTGGGAGAGTACTACCAATTCGACGGGACTTCGTTCTATAAGGCAATGTGGAGAGAAGCTAAGGAGTGTATTTATGTAGAGAAAGATGACGCAGAACAGAATGGAGGCGTTTTCTGGTATAACAACAAATTTTGA